One Pleurocapsa sp. PCC 7327 DNA segment encodes these proteins:
- the phoU gene encoding phosphate signaling complex protein PhoU, translated as MSLSSQSQHTERAYFERCLRRLEQDVLRMGTLVEESFRLSHQSVFARNLAAAQKIPAIDKQIDRYYRQIELECATLMTLQAPVAQDLRLLSAFMQLVRDLERIGDYAKDIAEIAIKLFPYEPHPCMSEIEAMSRHAQLMLSTSLVSLADLDAEAGQKVKKLDDTVDDAYDRLYETLAYQRDIKGVVEPILLLGLLIRHLERMADHATNIAQRVSYIVTGHRA; from the coding sequence GTGAGCCTGTCTTCTCAGAGTCAACATACCGAACGAGCTTATTTTGAACGCTGCCTCCGACGTCTAGAACAAGATGTTTTGAGGATGGGAACGCTGGTGGAAGAGTCTTTTCGCCTCAGCCATCAGTCCGTCTTCGCTCGCAACTTAGCAGCCGCTCAAAAAATTCCGGCGATCGACAAGCAGATCGACCGCTACTACCGTCAAATCGAGTTAGAGTGTGCAACTCTGATGACGCTTCAAGCGCCTGTCGCTCAGGATTTACGACTGCTGAGCGCTTTCATGCAATTGGTTCGGGATCTAGAGCGCATCGGAGACTACGCCAAAGACATTGCAGAAATCGCCATTAAGCTCTTTCCCTATGAACCTCACCCTTGCATGAGCGAGATCGAAGCCATGTCCCGCCACGCTCAACTCATGTTGTCAACCAGTCTAGTCTCCCTTGCCGATCTCGATGCCGAAGCAGGTCAAAAGGTGAAAAAATTAGATGATACGGTAGATGATGCCTACGATCGCCTTTATGAAACCTTAGCCTATCAGCGAGATATTAAAGGAGTGGTAGAACCCATCCTTCTACTCGGACTACTCATTCGCCATTTGGAAAGAATGGCAGATCATGCCACTAACATCGCTCAGCGCGTTTCCTACATCGTGACCGGACATCGAGCTTGA
- a CDS encoding iron uptake porin, protein MSKLLWSSIKIAPAIVGAFFLAIQSASAAPEETSKVELAENLMAQAASNPGNGNSSTQMLEQPGELNRMDGQLDESESMDQVTSVQELKDVSPTEWAYEALQSLVERYGCIVGYPDQTYRGNRALTRWEFAAGLNACMNTMERLIQENVAVLKEDIDTLKRLAQEFEAELAALGGRVDNLEGRVAFLEDNQFSTTTKLRGEAIFSVADTFGEDDDTQTVFQDRVRLNLETSFTGKDLLRTRLQAGNFGGNRFDVSNTGTNVTRLAYDDGSNNDITIDDLWYRFPLFDDKLTVWVGANALNLDDVFNTVSPYLADGGTGSLSRIGRYNNMVYRGPSGAGLGFRFDISDQFYVGGAYLASDNSELGASSPDEGSGLFNGSYSAGGQIGFKPTEDIELAATFVHTFRTGNSDISDNQGLFGNISDTDAEFPFGRGIPTAAERIGLSASWKITDRIHLGAWGGYAIANEVSSAIGLDSRDIWTWNANVSILDLGKEGAVLSLSGGMPPRGEFQEGTVEDPLTGETITVPDARRVDDPTYLIQAQYKFPINDNISITPGAYVVLNPNQNDDNDAIWVGVIRTTFKF, encoded by the coding sequence ATGTCTAAATTACTGTGGTCTTCGATTAAAATTGCCCCAGCGATCGTTGGTGCATTCTTTCTAGCAATCCAGAGCGCGAGTGCCGCTCCAGAGGAGACGAGCAAGGTTGAGCTAGCCGAGAATTTGATGGCTCAAGCCGCTTCTAATCCTGGCAATGGCAACAGCAGCACCCAAATGCTCGAACAGCCAGGCGAGTTGAATCGCATGGACGGTCAACTCGACGAAAGCGAATCAATGGACCAAGTCACTAGCGTCCAGGAATTAAAAGATGTTTCGCCAACAGAGTGGGCTTATGAAGCGCTTCAGAGTTTGGTAGAGCGCTACGGCTGTATCGTCGGTTATCCAGACCAGACCTACCGAGGCAACCGCGCCCTAACCCGTTGGGAGTTTGCCGCTGGTTTGAACGCTTGCATGAATACCATGGAGCGCCTCATTCAGGAAAATGTCGCCGTTCTTAAAGAAGATATCGATACGCTCAAGCGCTTGGCGCAGGAATTTGAAGCCGAACTAGCCGCGCTCGGCGGACGAGTCGATAACCTGGAAGGACGGGTGGCTTTCTTGGAAGATAATCAGTTCTCCACAACCACCAAACTCAGAGGTGAAGCAATCTTCAGCGTTGCCGATACTTTTGGAGAAGACGACGACACCCAAACTGTTTTCCAAGACCGGGTTCGCCTCAACCTAGAAACGAGCTTTACGGGTAAAGACTTGTTGAGAACCCGCTTGCAGGCAGGAAACTTTGGGGGAAATCGATTCGATGTTTCCAATACCGGAACCAACGTGACGCGCTTGGCGTATGATGACGGTAGTAACAATGACATAACTATCGACGACCTCTGGTATCGCTTCCCGCTATTTGACGACAAATTGACGGTTTGGGTAGGTGCCAATGCTCTGAACTTGGATGATGTTTTCAATACCGTTAGCCCCTATTTAGCAGACGGCGGTACGGGTTCCCTCTCTCGCATCGGGCGATACAATAACATGGTCTACCGAGGACCATCGGGAGCGGGTCTAGGATTTAGATTTGACATTAGCGATCAATTCTACGTAGGGGGAGCTTATTTAGCTAGTGATAATAGTGAATTAGGGGCATCTAGTCCCGATGAAGGATCGGGCTTGTTCAATGGCTCGTATAGTGCAGGCGGTCAAATAGGATTCAAACCAACCGAGGACATCGAGTTAGCTGCGACCTTCGTGCATACCTTCCGAACTGGAAATTCAGATATATCAGATAATCAAGGTCTTTTTGGTAACATCAGCGATACCGATGCTGAATTTCCTTTTGGCAGGGGCATTCCAACGGCTGCCGAACGGATTGGTCTGTCTGCTAGCTGGAAAATCACAGACAGAATCCATTTAGGCGCTTGGGGCGGATATGCGATCGCTAATGAAGTATCTTCCGCTATTGGATTGGATAGCCGGGATATTTGGACTTGGAATGCCAATGTTTCTATCCTTGACTTGGGTAAAGAGGGTGCCGTTCTTTCTCTGAGCGGCGGTATGCCACCCAGAGGTGAATTCCAAGAAGGAACAGTAGAAGATCCCCTCACTGGAGAGACGATTACCGTCCCAGATGCCAGAAGAGTGGACGATCCAACTTACCTCATCCAAGCTCAGTACAAATTTCCCATCAATGACAATATCAGCATTACTCCGGGTGCCTATGTAGTTCTCAATCCCAATCAAAACGACGACAACGACGCGATTTGGGTAGGCGTTATTCGTACCACCTTTAAGTTCTAA
- a CDS encoding fatty acyl-AMP ligase has product MNPLEHPFEATTLVDLLRYRAIYQPNVLAYTFLADGETEEVDLTYEELDRKARAIAVCLQSICPPEERALLIYPPGIDYIVAFFGCLYAGVIAVPAYPPRPNRSATRLQTMIADARPKVGLTVRSVLAGLERQGDRAPELKSLRWLATDNLNDKLAIDWQHPSLSGDTLAFLQYTSGSTAEPKGVAIAHQNLLHNLSWIYRRFEHTPNSKGVIWLPLYHDMGLIGGVLQPLYGGFPTILMSPLMFLQSPIRWLQAISRYRATTSGGPNFAYNLVSRKVTPDQLANLDLSSWGVAFNGAETISYEIIEQFSTLLEPCGFRREAFYPCYGMAEATLFISGGQKTAPIAYKKLKAKAIEKHRVIPASDGEANFRIVVGCGQSLPDQKAIVVNPETMTRCAHNEVGEIWVSGASIARGYWNRPEETERTFYAYLADTGEGPFLRTGDLGFIEDGELFITGRLKDTIVINGRNYYPQDIEWTVEQSHSLIRPNCSASFSVEMEGEERLVILAEVERSYRKRHLEADYSPESPTDASKALIQAIRKAVLQQYDLQVYDVLLLKPGALPKTSSGKIQRHLCRTHYLAGTLEVL; this is encoded by the coding sequence ATGAATCCTTTGGAACATCCTTTTGAGGCTACTACTTTAGTCGATCTGTTGCGCTATAGGGCTATCTATCAGCCCAACGTTCTTGCCTATACCTTTTTGGCAGATGGAGAAACGGAAGAAGTTGACCTTACCTATGAAGAACTCGATCGCAAAGCGAGAGCGATCGCCGTTTGCCTCCAATCGATTTGCCCGCCAGAAGAGCGCGCTTTACTCATTTATCCACCAGGTATTGACTATATTGTTGCATTTTTCGGCTGTTTGTATGCCGGAGTCATTGCCGTTCCTGCCTATCCTCCTCGACCCAATCGCTCTGCGACGCGCCTTCAGACCATGATAGCCGATGCCCGACCCAAAGTCGGTTTAACCGTGAGATCGGTTTTGGCGGGTCTGGAGCGACAGGGGGATCGCGCTCCCGAATTAAAGAGCTTGCGCTGGCTGGCTACCGATAATTTGAACGATAAGCTAGCGATCGACTGGCAACATCCTAGCTTAAGCGGCGATACCCTCGCGTTTCTCCAATATACATCGGGTTCGACAGCCGAACCCAAAGGCGTAGCGATCGCGCATCAAAATTTACTGCACAATTTAAGCTGGATCTATCGTCGTTTCGAGCATACGCCCAACAGCAAAGGCGTTATTTGGCTGCCACTCTATCACGATATGGGATTGATTGGCGGCGTGCTACAACCTCTCTACGGCGGGTTCCCCACAATCTTAATGTCGCCGCTCATGTTTTTGCAAAGTCCCATTCGTTGGTTGCAGGCGATTTCTCGCTATCGAGCTACCACTAGCGGCGGTCCCAACTTTGCCTACAATTTAGTTAGTCGCAAAGTCACTCCAGACCAACTCGCCAATTTAGATTTGAGTAGTTGGGGCGTTGCTTTTAATGGGGCGGAAACGATTAGCTATGAAATTATCGAGCAATTCTCAACTCTCCTGGAACCTTGCGGATTTCGTCGAGAAGCTTTCTATCCTTGCTATGGTATGGCAGAAGCCACCCTATTTATCTCAGGCGGGCAAAAAACTGCTCCCATCGCCTACAAAAAACTCAAAGCAAAAGCCATTGAAAAACATCGCGTCATTCCCGCTAGCGACGGCGAAGCCAATTTTCGGATAGTCGTTGGTTGCGGTCAAAGTTTACCCGATCAAAAAGCGATCGTGGTTAATCCCGAAACCATGACGCGATGCGCTCATAATGAGGTAGGAGAAATTTGGGTATCTGGTGCTAGCATCGCTCGCGGCTACTGGAATCGACCGGAAGAAACGGAGCGCACTTTCTACGCTTACCTGGCAGATACTGGCGAGGGTCCTTTTTTGCGTACTGGCGACTTGGGATTTATTGAAGATGGCGAACTTTTTATAACGGGTCGTCTCAAAGATACGATCGTCATCAACGGTCGCAATTATTATCCTCAAGATATTGAATGGACGGTAGAACAGAGTCATTCTCTTATCAGACCTAATTGTTCAGCTAGCTTCTCTGTAGAAATGGAGGGCGAAGAAAGGTTAGTTATTTTAGCAGAGGTGGAGCGCAGCTACCGAAAACGCCACTTGGAAGCAGATTATTCCCCCGAATCGCCAACGGACGCTTCCAAAGCTTTAATTCAGGCAATCCGCAAAGCTGTTTTACAACAGTACGACCTACAGGTATACGATGTATTGCTCCTGAAACCGGGTGCCCTTCCCAAAACTTCTAGTGGGAAAATTCAACGTCATTTGTGTCGGACTCATTATCTTGCCGGAACGTTAGAGGTTTTATAG
- a CDS encoding response regulator transcription factor codes for MLSLDVPQSSSKPEFVNTSRILVVEDEDVIRDMIVLALEEEGYEVITASDGRTALNLLQNPASGDSEESFDLVILDLMLPQVHGLDICRLLRYQGNIVPILMLSAKASETDRVLGLEVGADDYLTKPFSMRELVARCRALLRRQSFGNLSQTSIIRKFRDISLYTQECRVIVRGEEINLSPKEFRLLELFMSYPRRVWSREQLIEQVWGPDFLGDTKTVDVHIRWLREKLELDPSQPEYLITVRGFGYRFG; via the coding sequence ATGCTGTCTCTCGACGTACCTCAGAGTTCTTCTAAGCCTGAATTCGTCAATACCAGTCGCATTCTCGTCGTCGAAGACGAAGATGTCATTCGGGACATGATAGTTTTAGCTTTAGAAGAAGAAGGTTATGAGGTGATAACGGCAAGCGATGGACGAACAGCCCTAAATTTACTGCAAAACCCTGCTTCTGGGGATAGCGAGGAATCCTTCGATCTAGTCATTCTAGATCTAATGTTGCCTCAAGTTCACGGGTTGGATATTTGTCGCCTGCTGCGCTATCAAGGCAATATCGTTCCGATTCTAATGCTAAGTGCTAAAGCGAGCGAAACCGATCGCGTTCTCGGACTAGAAGTGGGAGCCGATGATTATCTGACCAAACCATTCAGCATGCGCGAGTTAGTAGCTCGCTGTCGTGCTCTCCTGCGCCGTCAGAGTTTCGGCAACTTGTCTCAAACGTCAATAATCCGCAAGTTTCGAGATATTTCTCTCTACACCCAAGAATGTCGCGTCATCGTCCGAGGCGAGGAAATTAATCTATCTCCTAAAGAATTCCGCTTGCTAGAACTATTCATGAGCTACCCCCGTCGAGTTTGGTCGCGAGAGCAACTCATCGAACAGGTGTGGGGGCCCGATTTTTTGGGAGATACCAAAACAGTAGACGTTCACATTCGCTGGTTGCGAGAAAAGTTAGAACTCGATCCCAGTCAACCAGAATACTTGATTACGGTTCGCGGGTTTGGCTACCGATTTGGTTGA
- the hisD gene encoding histidinol dehydrogenase — protein MTPQELAALKRRSELDIDKALPIAQAVIDKIKQDGDGGVVEYARKFDYVGASVENLKVTAAEFAKAQELIDPEVRAAIEQSFANIKAVHQRQMPEEMQLAEIDAGVFAGEKISPIPSAGLYVPRGRGAFPSMMLMLAVPAMVAGVNRAIVCTPPDKQGNVEPVSLVAAEMAGIEEVYKLGGVQAIAAMALGTATIPKVDKIIGPCSIYGAAAKRLLYGTVDVGLPAGPSESIVLADETTDPQIAALDLLIEAEHGSDSAALLVTHSEVVARQASEYVADYLKRLPNWRREFCEQGLASYGGILLTASLEESINFINDYAPEHLEILVRDPFSVVGKIKNAGEILLGAYTPSSMATYAIGVNAVLPTGGFARSYSAVSVFDFLKRSTLAYLTPEGFNRLKQTTQTLAAYEEFPAHGMAIRERERLLDL, from the coding sequence ATGACCCCACAAGAACTAGCCGCCTTGAAAAGACGATCCGAGTTAGATATCGATAAGGCACTGCCTATCGCTCAAGCGGTTATAGACAAGATAAAACAAGACGGCGACGGAGGAGTCGTTGAATATGCCAGAAAATTTGACTACGTTGGAGCATCGGTTGAAAATCTGAAGGTAACGGCAGCAGAATTTGCCAAAGCGCAGGAATTAATCGATCCAGAGGTAAGAGCCGCCATCGAGCAATCCTTTGCCAACATTAAAGCGGTTCACCAACGCCAGATGCCAGAAGAAATGCAATTGGCAGAAATCGACGCGGGGGTCTTTGCCGGAGAAAAAATTTCGCCGATTCCCAGCGCTGGCTTATACGTGCCCAGAGGTAGAGGTGCGTTTCCCTCGATGATGCTGATGCTTGCCGTACCTGCGATGGTCGCCGGAGTCAACCGAGCTATCGTTTGCACGCCGCCAGACAAACAAGGCAATGTCGAACCCGTTTCTCTCGTTGCCGCCGAGATGGCAGGGATCGAAGAGGTCTATAAGCTGGGCGGCGTTCAGGCGATCGCGGCTATGGCATTGGGAACGGCAACGATCCCCAAAGTCGACAAAATTATCGGTCCTTGCAGTATTTACGGCGCTGCCGCCAAGCGACTCTTGTATGGAACTGTCGATGTCGGACTTCCCGCCGGACCGAGCGAATCGATTGTTTTAGCCGATGAAACGACCGATCCCCAAATAGCTGCCCTCGATCTCTTAATCGAAGCAGAACACGGCTCCGATTCGGCGGCTCTGTTGGTGACCCATAGCGAAGTCGTGGCACGCCAAGCGAGCGAATATGTCGCAGACTATCTCAAGCGTCTCCCCAATTGGCGCAGGGAATTTTGCGAGCAAGGATTGGCTTCCTATGGCGGCATTCTGCTCACCGCCAGCTTAGAAGAATCGATTAATTTTATTAATGATTACGCGCCGGAACATTTGGAAATTTTAGTCAGAGATCCCTTCAGCGTCGTCGGCAAAATTAAGAATGCTGGCGAAATTTTACTGGGAGCTTATACGCCTTCTTCTATGGCAACCTATGCGATTGGAGTCAATGCTGTCCTGCCAACGGGAGGGTTTGCCCGTTCCTATTCTGCCGTTTCCGTGTTTGATTTTCTCAAACGATCGACACTCGCCTATCTAACGCCAGAAGGGTTTAACCGCCTCAAGCAAACTACGCAAACCTTGGCTGCCTATGAAGAATTTCCGGCGCACGGGATGGCAATTCGCGAACGGGAGAGATTGTTGGATCTGTAG
- the petH gene encoding ferredoxin--NADP reductase, whose amino-acid sequence MYSPGTTATSASTTDYGNRLFVFEVVGLRQNGSTDSLNYPIRRSGSVFITVPYQRMNQEMRRINRLGGQIVSIKPLNGDIPAQLTTTNEPQQQTQEKSKSMTQAKAKHADIPVNIYRPNKPFIGKCIENYSLVGEGGIGIVQHLTFDLSGGDLRYLEGQSIGIIPPGTDDKGKPHKLRLYSIASTRHGDRGDDKTVSLCVRQLEYKHPETGETVYGVCSTYLCGLEIGADVAITGPVGKEMLLPDDEDANIIMMATGTGIAPFRAYLWRMFKEQHEDYKFKGFAWLIFGIPTTPNILYREDLEKLAADYPDNFRLTYAISREQKNPQGGRMYIQHRVAEYADQLWEMMQNPKTHTYICGLKGMEDGIDQALSAAAAKHGVNWSDYQKQMKKEERWHVETY is encoded by the coding sequence ATGTACAGTCCAGGTACGACAGCAACTTCTGCAAGCACGACAGATTATGGGAACCGTTTGTTTGTCTTTGAAGTGGTGGGTTTACGTCAGAACGGCAGCACCGACAGTCTAAACTATCCAATTCGTCGTAGTGGCAGCGTATTTATTACGGTGCCCTATCAGCGCATGAATCAGGAGATGAGGAGAATCAATCGCCTGGGAGGTCAAATCGTTAGTATCAAACCCTTAAACGGAGACATTCCCGCGCAACTAACAACCACAAACGAACCACAACAGCAGACCCAAGAAAAAAGTAAGTCTATGACTCAAGCGAAGGCAAAACACGCAGATATTCCCGTGAATATCTATCGCCCAAATAAACCTTTTATTGGAAAGTGCATTGAAAATTATTCGCTCGTTGGCGAGGGAGGCATCGGGATCGTCCAACATCTCACCTTCGACCTCTCCGGTGGCGATTTGCGCTATCTCGAAGGTCAAAGTATCGGGATTATTCCACCGGGAACCGATGATAAAGGCAAACCTCACAAACTCAGACTCTACTCAATTGCTTCTACCCGTCATGGCGATCGCGGCGACGATAAAACTGTCTCCCTTTGCGTTCGCCAACTGGAGTACAAACACCCAGAAACCGGAGAAACCGTATACGGAGTCTGCTCCACTTATCTGTGTGGTTTAGAAATCGGCGCAGATGTAGCCATCACCGGTCCCGTTGGTAAAGAAATGCTCTTACCCGACGACGAAGATGCCAATATTATTATGATGGCGACTGGGACGGGGATTGCGCCTTTCCGCGCCTATTTATGGCGGATGTTCAAAGAACAGCACGAAGATTACAAGTTTAAAGGCTTTGCTTGGTTAATCTTTGGCATTCCTACGACTCCTAATATTCTCTATAGAGAAGATTTAGAAAAATTAGCTGCCGATTATCCCGATAACTTCCGCCTCACCTATGCCATTAGCCGCGAACAGAAAAATCCTCAAGGGGGTCGGATGTATATTCAACATAGAGTTGCCGAATATGCTGACCAATTGTGGGAAATGATGCAAAATCCCAAAACTCACACTTATATTTGCGGTCTCAAAGGAATGGAAGACGGGATCGACCAAGCCCTCAGTGCAGCCGCTGCCAAGCACGGAGTGAATTGGTCTGATTACCAAAAACAAATGAAGAAAGAAGAACGCTGGCACGTTGAAACTTACTAA
- a CDS encoding phosphoribulokinase — protein sequence MTAQPDRVVLIGVAGDSGCGKSTFLRRLTDLFGEEFMTVICLDDYHSLDRKQRKEQGVTALNPKANNFDLMYEQIKALKNGQAIDKPIYNHETGTIDPPERIEPNKVVVIEGLHPLYDERVRSLIDFSVYLDISDEVKINWKIQRDMAERGHTYDDVIAAINARKPDFTAYIEPQKQYADVVIQVLPTQLLDDKESKLLRVRLIQKEGVPNFEPSYLFDEGSTIDWRPCGRKLTCAYPGIKMYYGPDNFMGNEVSILEVDGQFDNLEEMIYIESHLSKTGTKFYGEMTELLLQHKDYPGSNNGTGLFQVLVGLKMREAYEKLTASTTPAAKKATAQV from the coding sequence ATGACCGCTCAGCCAGACCGCGTGGTTCTCATTGGAGTAGCCGGAGATTCCGGCTGTGGGAAATCAACATTTTTGCGTCGATTAACAGATTTGTTTGGGGAAGAGTTTATGACAGTTATCTGTCTGGATGACTATCATAGCCTCGATCGCAAGCAGAGAAAAGAGCAAGGCGTAACGGCGCTCAATCCTAAAGCTAACAACTTTGACCTGATGTACGAGCAAATCAAAGCGCTCAAGAATGGTCAGGCAATTGATAAACCCATCTACAATCATGAAACGGGAACCATCGATCCGCCAGAGAGAATAGAACCTAATAAAGTTGTCGTGATCGAAGGACTTCACCCGCTTTATGACGAGCGAGTCCGCTCTCTGATTGATTTTAGCGTTTACCTCGATATCAGCGACGAGGTAAAAATCAACTGGAAAATTCAACGGGACATGGCAGAGAGAGGTCATACCTACGATGACGTAATCGCAGCTATTAATGCTAGGAAACCAGATTTCACCGCCTATATCGAGCCACAAAAGCAATATGCCGACGTGGTCATCCAAGTTTTGCCAACCCAACTGCTTGACGACAAGGAAAGCAAGCTATTGCGGGTACGCTTGATTCAAAAAGAAGGCGTGCCCAACTTTGAACCATCTTATCTATTTGATGAAGGGTCAACGATTGATTGGAGACCTTGCGGTCGCAAGTTAACTTGTGCCTATCCCGGCATTAAAATGTACTACGGACCCGATAATTTTATGGGGAACGAAGTATCTATCTTAGAAGTGGATGGTCAGTTCGATAATCTCGAAGAAATGATTTATATCGAAAGCCATCTGAGCAAGACGGGAACGAAGTTCTATGGCGAAATGACCGAATTGCTGCTGCAACACAAGGATTATCCTGGCTCTAACAATGGAACGGGATTATTCCAAGTCCTTGTGGGGCTAAAAATGAGAGAAGCTTATGAGAAATTAACTGCTTCTACGACTCCTGCTGCCAAAAAGGCAACAGCCCAAGTTTAA
- a CDS encoding cell wall metabolism sensor histidine kinase WalK, with amino-acid sequence MAFIVTFILGVALGIGFHYWNQYRFKRQLAQILTASSDTADLITSLPSSSLVRREMAYLTQKCQALEEELQTWQTVLEGAPVGYLQVDAENQLLWCNQQARKLLKIDRWQPGQLRLLLELVRSYELDQLIEQTRSTQKPQEQEWVYYPTYYAAKGELSEREQLQLSSEKSIAIEAFAYPLPQGRVGVFLENRQPLVELSRSRDRAFSDLTHELRTPLTSISLVAETLQKRLQNPERRWVEQMLKETNRLINLVQEWLDLSQLQEAPDRHLSYQSVELRELIFAAWQSLTPLARQKEITLTYCASDTFYLQADRSRLTQVFLNLFDNSIKYSPPQSEIRVQVEAISEPETSEILISIVDSGSGFSESDLPFIFDRLYRGDPSRARYPSPTQAIETLPTRHGSGLGLAIAQQIIKAHGGSISAQNHPETGGAWLQLRLPTHQSKDI; translated from the coding sequence ATGGCTTTCATTGTTACGTTTATCTTGGGAGTCGCTCTGGGCATAGGTTTTCATTACTGGAACCAGTATCGGTTTAAGCGCCAACTAGCCCAGATTTTGACTGCCTCCTCGGATACTGCCGACCTGATAACTTCCCTGCCCAGCTCATCCTTGGTGCGGCGAGAGATGGCGTATCTGACTCAGAAATGTCAAGCTCTTGAAGAAGAATTGCAAACTTGGCAAACTGTACTTGAAGGGGCACCTGTTGGCTATTTACAGGTAGATGCTGAAAATCAACTGCTTTGGTGCAATCAACAAGCTCGCAAATTACTTAAAATCGATCGCTGGCAACCCGGACAGCTTCGTTTGTTGCTGGAGTTGGTTCGCTCCTACGAACTCGACCAATTAATCGAACAAACCCGCTCCACTCAAAAACCTCAAGAACAAGAATGGGTATATTATCCCACTTACTATGCTGCAAAAGGAGAGCTGTCCGAGCGAGAACAATTGCAGCTATCGAGCGAAAAATCGATCGCGATCGAAGCCTTTGCTTACCCACTTCCTCAAGGACGAGTCGGCGTTTTTTTAGAAAACCGACAGCCTTTGGTAGAGCTATCGCGATCGCGCGATCGCGCTTTTTCCGACCTGACTCACGAACTGAGAACCCCTCTAACTTCCATTTCCCTCGTCGCCGAAACCCTACAAAAACGCCTCCAAAACCCCGAACGTCGTTGGGTCGAACAGATGCTCAAAGAAACCAACCGCTTGATAAATCTAGTTCAAGAATGGCTCGATCTCAGCCAACTACAAGAAGCGCCGGATCGACACCTCTCCTATCAATCCGTCGAACTGCGCGAATTAATTTTTGCCGCTTGGCAAAGTTTAACTCCTCTAGCTCGACAAAAAGAAATTACCCTTACCTATTGCGCTTCCGATACATTTTACCTGCAAGCCGATCGATCCCGCCTCACGCAAGTCTTTCTAAATTTATTCGATAACAGCATCAAATACAGTCCCCCTCAGAGCGAGATTCGCGTTCAAGTCGAGGCGATTTCCGAACCAGAGACTAGCGAAATTCTAATTAGTATCGTCGATTCGGGTTCCGGCTTTTCCGAGTCAGATCTTCCCTTTATCTTTGACCGATTATACCGAGGCGATCCGTCTAGAGCAAGATACCCTAGTCCTACTCAGGCGATAGAAACGCTCCCGACTCGACACGGCAGCGGACTGGGATTAGCGATCGCCCAGCAAATTATCAAAGCTCATGGCGGGTCTATTTCTGCTCAAAACCATCCCGAAACTGGTGGGGCTTGGTTGCAATTGCGATTGCCAACCCATCAATCTAAAGACATATAG